The Gemmatimonadota bacterium genome has a segment encoding these proteins:
- the rfaE1 gene encoding D-glycero-beta-D-manno-heptose-7-phosphate kinase — protein MTTSLASVSRARLSELLDALRGLQVVVVGDVMLDRYLTGDADRVSPEAPVPVVTVEEERDVPGGAANVAANIAALGGVAILLGVIGVDNEATALAEELRALGIRTDGLIAVSGRPTTCKTRIVARGQQVVRIDREVTNPLADSHREALLAAAAVAMADADALILEDYDKGTIDSELAKALIAAARARGIPVVVDPKQRNFFAYAGATVFKPNRRELESAFAAHFSGEDRDLETARTRLDVENLLLTLGADGMALVSPDAPLKRTPSIAREVFDVSGAGDTVSAMMAAALGAGATIDEAAWIANLAAGVEVGKRGTATVSRDELLAAWDHELGD, from the coding sequence ATGACGACATCGCTCGCCTCGGTATCACGCGCCCGTCTCAGCGAACTCCTTGACGCCCTTCGCGGGCTGCAGGTGGTCGTGGTGGGCGATGTGATGCTCGATCGCTACCTCACCGGCGATGCCGACCGGGTGTCCCCAGAGGCGCCGGTTCCGGTTGTCACCGTGGAGGAGGAGCGCGACGTCCCCGGTGGGGCTGCCAATGTCGCCGCGAACATTGCGGCCCTGGGCGGTGTCGCCATCCTGCTCGGTGTCATTGGTGTGGACAATGAGGCGACCGCGCTGGCGGAGGAGCTTCGCGCCCTCGGCATCAGGACCGATGGCCTCATCGCGGTGAGCGGGCGTCCTACCACCTGCAAGACCCGGATCGTCGCGCGTGGGCAGCAAGTGGTCCGGATCGATCGCGAGGTCACCAATCCGCTCGCCGATTCGCACCGCGAGGCGCTCCTCGCTGCGGCCGCAGTCGCGATGGCCGACGCCGATGCACTGATCCTCGAGGACTACGACAAGGGGACCATTGATAGCGAGCTGGCCAAGGCGCTGATCGCGGCCGCACGAGCCCGAGGGATCCCGGTGGTGGTGGATCCGAAGCAGCGGAACTTCTTCGCCTACGCCGGCGCGACGGTCTTCAAGCCCAACCGACGGGAGCTCGAGAGTGCGTTCGCAGCGCATTTCAGTGGTGAAGATCGCGACCTGGAGACAGCCCGGACTCGCCTCGATGTAGAGAACCTGCTGCTCACCCTTGGCGCCGACGGGATGGCACTGGTGTCGCCTGACGCACCACTCAAGCGGACGCCGAGCATCGCCCGCGAGGTATTCGATGTCTCGGGGGCCGGCGATACCGTCTCGGCAATGATGGCTGCTGCGCTGGGTGCTGGGGCTACCATCGACGAGGCCGCCTGGATCGCCAACCTTGCGGCGGGAGTCGAGGTCGGCAAGCGAGGGACCGCCACGGTCTCGCGAGATGAGCTGCTCGCGGCTTGGGACCACGAGTTGGGGGACTGA
- a CDS encoding glycosyltransferase translates to MRILHLAKYYWPRSGGMERVVQGLAEGVAERGHEAEVVAITAFGDPSPGQKRRASVTRAWSFAPVGTQELAPTYIAAAWRRADVIHLHHPNSLADVAYALRFSLAPLVVTQHADYPSFKYKLPARYVLHRAEVILVPSRAHIALCGELKGFEHKVEVIPFGIDEERWELVPPPPPGNPPRAIFIGRLLPFKGVDFLLRALEQVPELRLDIVGSGPELHRLQTLARALAVADRVKWWGEYPDEDLPRRMADADFLVLPSVTVEEMFGMVLLEAMAAGRPIITTAVPSGVREVNAPGVTGLEVPIRDVEALAEAMRTLANDPSMRERMGIAGRARVRERFTKAAMTTAHLEVYRRVRSPNPRLKK, encoded by the coding sequence GCGGATTCTTCACCTCGCGAAGTACTACTGGCCGCGCTCCGGCGGAATGGAGCGCGTAGTCCAGGGACTCGCTGAGGGCGTCGCCGAACGGGGGCACGAGGCCGAGGTGGTCGCGATCACCGCGTTTGGTGATCCGTCACCAGGGCAGAAGCGTCGCGCATCGGTAACTCGGGCGTGGTCATTCGCGCCGGTGGGTACCCAGGAGCTCGCGCCGACCTATATCGCGGCGGCGTGGCGCCGGGCCGATGTGATCCATCTGCACCATCCCAACTCGCTCGCCGACGTGGCCTACGCGCTCCGGTTCTCGCTGGCACCGCTGGTCGTGACCCAGCACGCGGACTATCCCTCATTCAAGTACAAGCTGCCGGCCAGGTATGTGCTGCATCGGGCCGAAGTCATTCTGGTGCCGAGCCGGGCGCACATCGCCCTCTGTGGCGAGCTCAAGGGTTTCGAGCACAAGGTCGAGGTGATCCCCTTCGGAATCGACGAGGAACGCTGGGAGCTGGTGCCTCCGCCGCCCCCTGGCAACCCGCCGCGGGCGATCTTCATTGGGCGTTTGCTCCCCTTCAAGGGAGTCGACTTCCTCCTGAGAGCCCTTGAGCAGGTCCCGGAGCTCCGACTTGATATCGTTGGGTCGGGTCCGGAGCTGCATCGCTTGCAGACCCTTGCCCGGGCCCTGGCGGTGGCAGACCGGGTGAAATGGTGGGGGGAGTACCCCGACGAGGACCTCCCTCGGAGGATGGCCGACGCCGATTTTCTGGTCCTGCCGTCGGTCACGGTCGAGGAGATGTTCGGGATGGTCCTGCTCGAAGCGATGGCAGCGGGGAGACCTATCATTACCACGGCAGTCCCCTCGGGAGTCCGGGAGGTGAATGCCCCTGGGGTGACCGGACTCGAGGTCCCGATCCGGGACGTCGAGGCGTTGGCCGAGGCAATGCGGACCCTCGCCAACGACCCGTCGATGAGGGAGCGGATGGGGATCGCGGGGCGGGCAAGAGTGCGCGAAAGGTTCACCAAAGCAGCAATGACCACGGCCCACCTCGAAGTGTATCGTCGAGTCAGGAGCCCAAACCCGAGGCTCAAGAAGTAG